A region of Natribaculum luteum DNA encodes the following proteins:
- the folP gene encoding dihydropteroate synthase, translated as MEYHEAANFLFDLRRFRPRPGTESTAEFLAHLEDPHEGVDYVQVAGSNGKGSTARMLERTLREAGLSVGLYTSPHLADVRERIRVDGRKIPRSAICEFVDAAREYVVDQAADGQSPTFFETMTTLALWHFGREDVDVAVLEVGIGGRYDATSVVDPVASAVTSVSLEHTSVIGETVEEIARDKAHVAPDDAPLVTGLSGSALEAAREVAGDVVTVGTSEADVRVTYGGRTNHTEAVVSIEGPDWDLETRIPLLGEHQAENAAIAATLARQVADVSRRDVERGLRNAHWPGRFEVMDTEPLVVLDGAHNPGACERLAETLSSFEYDDLHLVFGAMHDKDHREMAAMLPTPDSVIACRPTLDRAEDEATLAEVFDRAGAGTVRTQRAVEDAFASALADADADDCVLVTGSLFAVAEARRRYTRTEIPKRIRDEDDARRALEDAAVAEGDATRLHGKAVHRVVETSLQYPQAIALKQELLGLGGECALSGLKRGDEPVDAVLMGTLSQFRRLVDRLETRSDGLAEVARELRETLDLDDEALEVRYPWQGGTTVMGILNVTPDSFHDGGEYEALEDAVARAEAMVENGAGMIDVGGESTRPGAEPVSTEEEIDRVVPVIERIADLDVTVSVDTRKAAVARAAIEAGADVVNDVSGLEDPEMRFVAAEYDVPLIVMHSIDAPVVPDRDVTYDDVVEDVIDQLAELVLLAEKAGLDREQIVVDPGLGFGKSAAESFELLDRLEELRALDCPVLIGHSHKSMFGLVDRDAGERGEPTVAATALAADRGADIVRVHDVPENVAAVKTALATRDPRSFDDEQRE; from the coding sequence ATGGAGTATCACGAGGCGGCGAACTTTCTCTTCGACCTGCGTCGCTTCCGGCCCAGGCCCGGCACGGAGTCGACGGCGGAGTTTCTCGCACACCTCGAGGATCCCCACGAGGGCGTCGACTACGTCCAGGTCGCCGGCTCGAACGGGAAGGGGAGTACGGCCCGGATGCTCGAGCGGACGCTCCGGGAGGCCGGCCTCTCCGTCGGGCTGTACACGTCGCCACATCTGGCGGACGTTCGCGAGCGGATCCGCGTCGACGGGCGGAAGATTCCCCGCAGCGCGATCTGTGAGTTCGTCGACGCCGCACGCGAGTACGTCGTCGACCAGGCTGCCGACGGCCAGTCACCGACGTTCTTCGAGACGATGACCACGCTCGCCCTGTGGCACTTCGGCCGCGAGGACGTCGACGTCGCCGTCCTCGAGGTCGGCATCGGCGGCCGGTACGACGCGACGAGCGTCGTCGACCCGGTCGCAAGCGCCGTCACGAGCGTCAGCCTCGAGCACACGAGCGTCATCGGCGAGACCGTCGAGGAGATCGCCCGCGACAAGGCCCACGTCGCACCCGACGACGCGCCGCTCGTCACCGGTCTCTCCGGGAGCGCACTCGAGGCCGCCCGCGAGGTCGCCGGCGACGTCGTCACCGTCGGCACCAGCGAGGCGGACGTACGGGTCACCTACGGCGGGCGGACGAACCACACCGAAGCGGTCGTCTCGATCGAGGGACCGGACTGGGACCTCGAGACGCGGATTCCGCTGCTCGGGGAACACCAGGCCGAGAACGCGGCCATCGCGGCGACACTCGCCCGCCAGGTCGCCGACGTTTCCCGGCGCGACGTAGAGCGCGGGCTGCGAAACGCTCACTGGCCCGGCCGATTCGAAGTGATGGACACCGAGCCGCTGGTGGTCCTCGACGGCGCGCACAACCCGGGGGCCTGCGAGCGCCTCGCCGAGACGCTGTCGTCGTTCGAGTACGACGACCTCCACCTCGTCTTCGGCGCGATGCACGACAAGGACCACCGCGAGATGGCGGCGATGCTGCCGACGCCCGACTCGGTGATCGCCTGCCGGCCGACCCTCGACCGCGCCGAAGACGAGGCGACGCTCGCGGAAGTGTTCGACCGTGCCGGCGCCGGGACCGTCCGGACGCAGCGGGCCGTCGAGGACGCGTTCGCGAGCGCACTCGCGGACGCCGACGCGGACGATTGCGTGCTGGTCACGGGCTCGCTGTTCGCCGTCGCCGAAGCCCGAAGACGATATACTCGAACCGAGATTCCCAAACGGATTCGGGACGAGGACGACGCCCGCCGGGCGCTCGAGGACGCGGCCGTCGCCGAAGGGGACGCCACTCGCCTGCACGGGAAGGCGGTCCACCGGGTCGTCGAGACGAGCCTGCAGTACCCGCAGGCGATCGCGCTCAAACAGGAACTGCTCGGTCTCGGCGGCGAGTGTGCTCTCTCCGGCCTCAAGCGGGGCGACGAGCCCGTCGACGCCGTGTTGATGGGCACGCTCTCGCAGTTCAGGCGACTCGTCGACCGACTCGAGACTCGATCCGACGGCCTCGCGGAGGTCGCCCGCGAACTTCGGGAAACTCTCGATCTCGACGACGAGGCGCTCGAGGTGCGCTACCCGTGGCAGGGCGGGACGACGGTGATGGGCATCCTGAACGTCACCCCCGACAGTTTCCACGACGGCGGCGAGTACGAGGCGCTCGAGGACGCCGTCGCCCGGGCGGAAGCGATGGTCGAGAACGGGGCCGGCATGATCGACGTCGGCGGCGAGTCGACCAGACCCGGTGCAGAGCCCGTCTCCACCGAGGAGGAGATCGACCGCGTCGTCCCCGTGATCGAGCGGATCGCCGACCTCGACGTGACGGTCTCCGTCGACACCCGGAAGGCCGCCGTCGCCCGCGCGGCCATCGAAGCCGGTGCCGACGTCGTCAACGACGTCTCCGGACTCGAGGACCCAGAGATGCGCTTTGTCGCCGCGGAGTACGACGTGCCGCTGATCGTCATGCACAGCATCGACGCGCCGGTCGTCCCCGACCGCGACGTGACCTACGACGACGTCGTCGAGGACGTGATCGACCAGCTCGCGGAACTGGTGTTGCTCGCCGAGAAGGCGGGCCTCGACCGGGAGCAGATCGTCGTCGACCCCGGACTCGGGTTCGGCAAGTCGGCCGCTGAGAGCTTCGAACTGCTCGACCGACTCGAGGAGTTGCGCGCGCTCGACTGTCCCGTCCTCATCGGCCACTCGCACAAGTCCATGTTCGGTCTCGTCGACCGCGACGCCGGCGAGCGGGGCGAGCCGACCGTCGCCGCGACGGCACTCGCCGCCGATCGGGGGGCCGACATCGTCCGCGTCCACGACGTTCCGGAGAACGTCGCCGCCGTGAAGACGGCGCTCGCGACGCGAGATCCGCGATCGTTCGACGACGAGCAACGAGAGTAG
- a CDS encoding NAD(P)-dependent glycerol-1-phosphate dehydrogenase, whose amino-acid sequence MFEKSTWIRLPRNVVVGHDVLSQTVDVVDDLHLQGRPLFVTSPTPRAVAADPIAADFEAAGIEPAVVTVEQASFDAVERVIETAETEAVAYLVGIGGGKAIDIAKMASHHLGMGFLSVPTAASHDGIVSNRGSVPEGDTRHSVAAEPPLAVVADTEILANAPWELTTAGCADIISNYTAVMDWRLAHRLKNVEYSEYAAALSEMTAEILVDNADLIRPGLEESAWVVTKALMSSGVAMSIASSSRPASGAEHLFSHQLDRLEPGAALHGHQVGIGSIMTAYLHGGDRGIWRDIRDALDSIDAPTTAAELGIDDETVVAALSTCHEIRDRYTILGDGMDERAARDVAKKTGVIS is encoded by the coding sequence ATGTTCGAGAAGTCGACGTGGATTCGGCTCCCGCGAAACGTGGTGGTCGGACACGATGTCCTGTCCCAGACCGTCGACGTCGTCGACGACCTCCACCTGCAGGGCCGACCGCTGTTCGTGACGAGTCCGACGCCTCGAGCGGTCGCGGCCGATCCGATCGCCGCCGACTTCGAAGCGGCAGGCATCGAACCCGCCGTCGTCACGGTCGAGCAGGCGAGTTTCGACGCCGTCGAGCGAGTGATCGAGACCGCCGAAACCGAGGCGGTCGCCTATCTCGTCGGGATCGGGGGCGGAAAGGCAATCGACATCGCGAAGATGGCGAGCCACCACCTCGGGATGGGATTTCTCTCGGTGCCGACGGCCGCGAGTCACGACGGCATCGTCAGCAACCGCGGCTCGGTACCGGAGGGCGACACTCGACACAGCGTCGCGGCCGAGCCGCCACTCGCCGTCGTCGCGGACACCGAAATCCTGGCCAACGCGCCGTGGGAGCTCACGACGGCGGGGTGTGCGGACATCATCTCGAACTACACCGCCGTGATGGACTGGCGGCTCGCCCACCGGCTGAAAAACGTCGAGTACTCCGAGTACGCCGCCGCGCTCTCGGAGATGACCGCCGAAATCCTCGTCGACAACGCCGACCTCATCCGGCCGGGACTCGAGGAGTCGGCCTGGGTTGTGACCAAGGCGCTCATGTCCTCCGGCGTCGCGATGAGCATCGCCAGTTCGTCGCGACCGGCAAGCGGCGCGGAACACCTCTTCTCACACCAGCTCGATCGGCTCGAACCCGGCGCGGCTCTGCACGGCCACCAGGTTGGCATCGGGTCGATCATGACCGCCTACCTCCACGGCGGCGACCGGGGGATCTGGCGGGACATCCGCGACGCACTCGACAGCATCGACGCCCCGACGACCGCGGCCGAACTCGGCATCGACGACGAGACGGTCGTCGCGGCGCTGTCGACCTGCCACGAAATTCGCGACCGGTACACGATCCTCGGCGACGGCATGGACGAACGGGCCGCTCGAGACGTCGCGAAGAAAACCGGTGTCATCTCCTGA
- a CDS encoding GNAT family N-acetyltransferase produces the protein MEIRDATADDRDAITEIARRSLETSYSLNPGTIENAVEQWYGPDAFEETLDEHDVLLAERDGEPVAFSESVVVTDGGEGDLLWLHVHPDYRGHGIGGDLFERTRERLTEEGAAYLRGRVLSDNQTGASFYEARGFERVDEEELEIDGNRYFQYIYLDAESDRLQSVVSEDGEVVYVDQLDEDAGSDAPFNPVFTDPDRETRYGYYCAGCGTLATAMDPMGRIQCSGCGNARKPTRWDASYL, from the coding sequence ATGGAAATTCGCGACGCCACGGCCGACGATCGGGACGCGATCACCGAGATCGCCCGCCGATCGCTCGAGACGTCGTACTCGCTGAACCCCGGAACGATCGAGAACGCGGTCGAACAGTGGTACGGCCCCGATGCGTTCGAGGAGACGCTCGACGAACACGACGTCCTCCTCGCAGAACGCGACGGCGAACCGGTCGCGTTCTCCGAGAGCGTCGTCGTCACCGACGGCGGCGAGGGCGACCTCCTCTGGTTGCACGTCCACCCCGACTATCGCGGGCACGGGATCGGCGGCGACCTGTTCGAACGGACCCGCGAGCGACTGACCGAGGAGGGAGCGGCGTACCTGCGAGGGCGCGTCCTGTCGGACAACCAGACGGGCGCGTCGTTTTACGAGGCGCGTGGCTTCGAGCGGGTCGACGAGGAGGAACTCGAGATCGACGGCAACCGCTACTTCCAGTACATCTACCTCGACGCCGAGTCCGACCGCCTGCAGAGCGTCGTCAGCGAGGACGGCGAGGTCGTCTACGTCGACCAGCTCGACGAGGACGCCGGCTCGGACGCGCCGTTCAACCCCGTCTTTACCGATCCCGACAGGGAGACCCGGTACGGATACTACTGCGCCGGCTGTGGGACGCTCGCGACCGCGATGGACCCGATGGGACGTATCCAGTGTTCCGGCTGTGGAAACGCCCGGAAACCGACGCGGTGGGACGCCTCCTACCTCTAA
- a CDS encoding phosphate-starvation-inducible PsiE family protein: MAETDDAVTDRAEQSIERIGCFVHAVEIFAAAVFAVLFAIGVGDLVLQIVRATMTGAITDPLVVIGFIDTGLLLLIIVEVYQTVIAYVEESNTSRIVVLVTYTGIIAMVRKIITFRTGEYATATDALLAASAYTLVLFGLVALLWVYRSSDGSEIL, from the coding sequence ATGGCCGAGACCGACGACGCTGTGACGGATCGCGCCGAGCAGTCGATCGAACGGATCGGGTGCTTCGTTCACGCCGTCGAGATCTTCGCGGCAGCCGTATTCGCCGTCCTGTTCGCGATCGGCGTCGGCGATCTCGTATTACAGATCGTCCGGGCCACCATGACGGGCGCGATCACGGATCCACTGGTCGTGATCGGCTTCATCGACACAGGCTTGCTCCTGTTGATCATCGTCGAGGTATACCAGACGGTCATCGCATACGTCGAGGAATCGAACACGAGCCGGATCGTCGTGCTCGTCACCTACACCGGCATCATCGCGATGGTCCGGAAGATCATCACGTTTCGGACTGGCGAGTACGCCACCGCCACAGACGCGTTGCTGGCTGCAAGCGCGTACACGCTGGTGCTTTTCGGGCTGGTCGCGCTTCTGTGGGTGTATCGCTCGAGCGACGGGAGCGAAATCCTGTGA
- a CDS encoding S9 family peptidase encodes MGTYDIERYLNVRSAYGASFGPDGDRLSFLMDTTGVPQVWTLESPRGWPEQRTFYDERVTFASWSPERPELAFGMDEGGNERAQLFRLDAESGEITNLTAMPDAKHRWGGWDHDGDRFAFTSNRRDEAVFDVYVQDRDAVGDEADLVYEGDGWLTVGGWSPDDSRLLVSQAYSNFDQDLYALDVETGELTHLTPHEGDVRYQSANWSPDGDGLYLVTDEGADTLYLAYLDLETLDLETVVDGNGWNVDGIALDDEMGRFVYSRNVEGYTELTVGELDGDDPTAFEIFPEPGLPGGVSGGVSFDPDAERFAVSTTGDDVNANVFVVEIETGETERWTAAPTAGIPPETFRESDLVHVESSGVDGQSSSARGTSSRAALEVPGFLTLPEKCDAGSTPVIVDIHGGPESQRRPSFSSVKQYFLNRGYAYFEPNVRGSSGYGSEYASLDDVEKRMDSVADIRACVEWLQAHDAIDPDRIVAYGGSYGGFMVLASMTEYPDLWAAGVDVVGIANFVTFLENTGEWRRELREAEYGSLEDDREFLESISPINNVEKIEAPLFVLHGENDPRVPVGEAEQIVEEVREHGVPVRKLIFEDEGHGFSKLENRIEAYSAIADFLDEHV; translated from the coding sequence ATGGGCACGTACGACATCGAGCGATACCTGAACGTTCGCAGCGCCTACGGCGCGTCGTTCGGACCGGACGGCGACCGACTCTCCTTTCTGATGGACACCACCGGCGTCCCGCAGGTCTGGACGCTCGAGTCCCCGCGCGGGTGGCCCGAACAGCGAACCTTCTACGACGAGCGCGTGACGTTCGCGTCGTGGTCGCCCGAGCGGCCAGAGCTCGCGTTCGGCATGGACGAGGGCGGCAACGAACGCGCACAGCTGTTCCGGCTGGACGCCGAGTCCGGCGAGATCACGAACCTCACGGCGATGCCCGACGCCAAGCACCGCTGGGGCGGGTGGGACCACGACGGCGATCGGTTCGCGTTCACCTCGAATCGTCGCGACGAGGCGGTCTTCGACGTCTACGTCCAGGACCGCGACGCCGTCGGCGACGAGGCCGACCTCGTCTACGAGGGCGACGGCTGGCTCACCGTCGGCGGCTGGAGTCCCGACGACTCCCGACTGCTGGTCTCGCAGGCCTACTCGAACTTCGACCAGGACCTCTACGCGCTCGACGTCGAGACCGGCGAGCTGACCCACCTCACGCCCCACGAGGGCGACGTCCGCTACCAGAGCGCGAACTGGTCACCCGACGGCGACGGGCTCTACCTCGTGACCGACGAGGGCGCGGACACCCTTTACCTGGCCTACCTCGATCTCGAGACGCTCGACCTCGAGACGGTCGTCGACGGGAACGGGTGGAACGTCGACGGGATCGCGCTCGACGACGAGATGGGCCGGTTCGTCTACTCGCGAAACGTCGAGGGGTACACCGAACTGACGGTCGGCGAACTCGACGGCGACGATCCGACCGCGTTCGAGATCTTCCCCGAACCCGGTCTCCCCGGAGGCGTCTCCGGCGGCGTGAGCTTCGATCCCGACGCCGAGCGCTTCGCGGTGTCGACGACCGGCGACGACGTCAACGCGAACGTCTTCGTCGTCGAGATCGAGACCGGCGAGACCGAACGGTGGACCGCCGCACCCACCGCCGGCATCCCGCCCGAGACGTTCCGCGAGTCAGACCTCGTCCACGTCGAGAGCTCCGGCGTCGACGGGCAAAGCTCGTCCGCTCGCGGGACGTCGTCCCGTGCTGCCCTCGAGGTGCCCGGCTTTCTCACCCTCCCCGAGAAGTGCGACGCCGGGTCGACGCCGGTGATCGTCGACATCCACGGCGGCCCCGAGAGCCAGCGCCGGCCGTCGTTCTCGAGCGTCAAGCAGTACTTCCTGAACCGCGGCTACGCCTACTTCGAGCCCAACGTCCGAGGCTCGTCGGGGTACGGCAGCGAGTACGCGAGCTTAGACGATGTGGAAAAACGGATGGACTCGGTCGCCGACATTCGCGCCTGCGTCGAGTGGCTCCAGGCCCACGACGCGATCGACCCCGACCGGATCGTCGCCTACGGCGGCTCCTACGGTGGATTCATGGTGCTCGCGTCGATGACCGAGTACCCCGACCTGTGGGCCGCCGGCGTCGACGTCGTCGGCATCGCCAACTTCGTCACCTTCCTCGAGAACACCGGCGAGTGGCGACGCGAACTGCGCGAAGCCGAGTACGGGTCGCTCGAGGACGACCGGGAGTTCCTCGAGTCGATCTCGCCGATCAACAACGTCGAGAAGATCGAGGCCCCGCTTTTCGTCCTCCACGGCGAGAACGACCCCCGCGTGCCGGTCGGCGAAGCGGAACAGATCGTCGAGGAAGTCCGCGAACACGGCGTGCCCGTCCGAAAACTGATCTTCGAGGACGAGGGCCACGGCTTCTCGAAACTCGAGAACCGTATCGAAGCCTACTCGGCGATCGCCGACTTCCTCGACGAGCACGTCTGA
- the msrB gene encoding peptide-methionine (R)-S-oxide reductase MsrB, giving the protein MSPESDDLPASDAEWREQLSDEEYRVLREAGTEPPFSGEYVDHEADGSYACAGCGATLFDADTKFESGCGWPSFYDVDDERIETHRDTSHGMIRTEVLCANCGGHLGHVFDDGPEPTGKRYCINSVSLEFDDERTD; this is encoded by the coding sequence ATGAGTCCGGAGTCCGACGACCTTCCGGCGAGCGACGCGGAGTGGCGTGAGCAACTCTCCGACGAGGAGTACCGCGTCCTCCGCGAGGCCGGCACCGAACCGCCCTTCAGCGGCGAGTACGTCGACCACGAAGCCGACGGCTCCTACGCCTGTGCGGGCTGTGGCGCGACGCTGTTCGACGCCGACACGAAGTTCGAGTCGGGGTGTGGCTGGCCGAGTTTCTACGACGTCGACGACGAGCGTATCGAGACGCACCGCGACACCAGCCACGGGATGATCCGCACCGAAGTCCTGTGTGCGAACTGCGGCGGCCACCTCGGACACGTCTTCGACGACGGTCCCGAGCCGACCGGCAAACGGTACTGTATCAACTCGGTCTCACTCGAGTTCGACGACGAGCGAACGGACTGA
- a CDS encoding glycosyltransferase → MRIAFVSFETVHHRETETNVRLQRVISGLSARGHDVHVLCARFWTGEERRLERDDVVYHGVAPDLESRRSFCLRLPSVLRSIGPDVIHASAQPAGQVLAASGASTLTRAPLVVEWYGEEGVDDGRLRQWATGRPDRIVTPSRLVQTWVRELGVDGDRIEVIPNPVEMDRIRETPPGDAADVVYARRLDEEANVESLLLALAELRDREWSATILGDGPERETYEGLARDLRIDDRVTFVGETTRDERIAAYRSAHVFVQTARHSVFPTELLWALASGCVGVVEYHVDSSAHELVEGRERGFRVTNEDELVDAIVEAGDLEHRTDDERFAEFDRDRVIERYVESYREIQDERGLF, encoded by the coding sequence ATGCGCATCGCGTTCGTCTCCTTCGAAACGGTCCACCACCGCGAAACGGAGACGAACGTCCGTCTACAGCGCGTGATCTCGGGGCTCTCGGCGCGTGGACACGACGTTCACGTCCTCTGTGCCCGGTTCTGGACCGGCGAGGAGCGTCGCCTCGAGCGCGACGACGTCGTCTACCACGGCGTCGCGCCCGACCTCGAGTCGCGTCGCTCGTTTTGCCTTCGGCTGCCGTCGGTGCTGCGGTCGATCGGTCCAGACGTGATCCACGCGAGCGCGCAGCCTGCGGGACAGGTACTCGCCGCCAGCGGCGCGTCGACGCTCACGCGAGCGCCGCTGGTCGTCGAGTGGTACGGCGAGGAGGGCGTCGACGACGGGCGACTGCGCCAGTGGGCGACCGGTCGGCCGGATCGGATCGTCACGCCGTCTCGACTCGTCCAGACGTGGGTGCGAGAACTCGGCGTCGACGGCGACCGGATCGAGGTGATCCCGAACCCAGTCGAGATGGATCGAATCCGGGAGACGCCGCCCGGCGACGCCGCCGACGTCGTCTACGCGCGCCGCCTCGACGAGGAGGCGAACGTCGAGAGCCTCCTGCTCGCGCTCGCCGAGTTGCGCGACCGCGAGTGGTCTGCGACGATCCTGGGGGACGGCCCCGAACGCGAGACCTACGAGGGACTGGCGAGGGACCTGCGGATCGACGATCGCGTCACGTTCGTCGGCGAGACGACGAGAGATGAGCGCATCGCAGCCTACAGGAGCGCACACGTCTTCGTCCAGACGGCCCGCCACAGCGTCTTCCCGACCGAGTTGCTGTGGGCGCTCGCGTCGGGCTGTGTCGGCGTCGTCGAGTACCACGTCGACTCGAGCGCCCACGAACTCGTCGAGGGCCGCGAACGAGGGTTTCGCGTCACGAACGAGGACGAACTCGTCGACGCGATCGTCGAGGCGGGCGACCTCGAGCACCGGACGGACGACGAGCGGTTCGCGGAGTTCGACCGCGACCGGGTGATCGAACGGTACGTCGAGAGCTACCGGGAGATACAAGACGAACGTGGACTGTTCTAG
- a CDS encoding ABC transporter permease subunit: protein MNVVSVAKRDFLDVRRAKLVWAPMVLYVLFMLLFYWGQSNSTNPDFYMILWGLAGLGGALVIPLAALVAAYLSIAGERESGSIKYQLSLPVSRTDVVLGKLLARAAVVAVALLVAFAVGDVAGRLLVPDMTVEYDVYGAFAVLTLLYALSYVAVAVGISAATSSRSRAMSGAIGFFFVFNIVWNFLPIGPVRMAEFVLTELGVSYSDALLDLIFSLSPTGAYLNGMKLVFPDSFRALQSTTTASDVFYVQGWFMLVILAGWIVVPLAVGTWQFGRTDLG from the coding sequence ATGAACGTCGTCTCGGTCGCAAAACGGGACTTCCTCGACGTGCGACGGGCGAAACTCGTCTGGGCTCCGATGGTGTTGTACGTCCTCTTCATGCTCCTGTTTTACTGGGGCCAGAGCAACTCGACGAACCCGGACTTCTACATGATCCTCTGGGGTCTCGCCGGGCTGGGTGGTGCGCTCGTGATCCCACTCGCCGCGCTCGTCGCGGCCTACCTCTCGATCGCGGGCGAGCGCGAGTCGGGCAGCATCAAGTACCAGCTGAGCCTCCCGGTCTCGCGGACGGACGTCGTACTCGGGAAACTCCTCGCGCGGGCGGCCGTCGTCGCCGTCGCGTTGCTCGTCGCGTTCGCCGTCGGCGACGTCGCCGGACGGCTGCTCGTCCCCGACATGACCGTCGAGTACGACGTCTACGGCGCGTTCGCCGTGCTCACGCTGCTGTACGCGCTTTCCTACGTCGCCGTCGCGGTCGGCATCTCGGCGGCCACCTCGAGTCGCTCGCGGGCGATGAGCGGTGCGATCGGCTTTTTCTTCGTGTTCAACATCGTCTGGAACTTCCTGCCGATCGGTCCCGTCAGGATGGCCGAGTTCGTCCTCACCGAACTCGGCGTCAGCTACAGCGACGCACTGCTGGATCTGATCTTCAGTCTCAGCCCGACCGGAGCCTACCTCAACGGGATGAAACTCGTCTTCCCGGACAGCTTCCGTGCACTTCAGTCCACGACGACCGCGAGCGACGTCTTCTACGTGCAGGGCTGGTTCATGCTCGTGATCCTCGCCGGCTGGATCGTCGTCCCGCTGGCGGTCGGGACGTGGCAGTTCGGACGGACCGATCTCGGGTAG
- a CDS encoding ABC transporter ATP-binding protein, producing MSAIQTSALTKRFGDDVLAVSDLDLTVESGEVFGFLGPNGAGKSTTINMLLDFVRPTEGSATVLGYDTQEEIEAIRDRIGVLPEGATLYDRLTGREHVEWVIETKGTDDDPDAILERVGLSPDDRARPAGGYSKGMSQRLGLGMALVGDPDLLILDEPSSGLDPTGIQDMRSLLRSEADSGTTVFFSSHILSEVEAVCDRVGIMNEGRLVALDSIENLQDEAVGDATIQIELESIPDSLALESIDGVRQVSLEDDVVTATCVAPSAKVDVVRYLDDRATVTDILSADTSLEELFNQYTGETAESPDEMQPEEVVA from the coding sequence ATGTCTGCTATCCAGACATCCGCCCTGACAAAACGGTTCGGCGACGACGTCCTCGCCGTCTCCGACCTCGACCTCACCGTCGAGTCGGGGGAGGTGTTCGGCTTCCTCGGCCCGAACGGTGCCGGCAAGTCGACGACGATCAACATGTTACTCGACTTCGTCCGCCCGACTGAGGGGTCGGCTACGGTCCTCGGCTACGACACCCAGGAGGAGATCGAGGCGATCCGAGACCGAATCGGCGTCCTCCCCGAAGGTGCGACGCTGTACGACCGGCTCACCGGACGCGAGCACGTCGAGTGGGTCATCGAGACCAAAGGAACCGACGACGACCCGGACGCAATCTTAGAGCGCGTCGGCCTCTCGCCCGACGACCGTGCCCGCCCTGCAGGCGGCTACTCGAAGGGGATGAGCCAGCGTCTCGGCCTCGGAATGGCGCTGGTCGGCGATCCCGACCTGCTGATCTTGGACGAGCCGTCCTCCGGTCTCGATCCGACCGGTATCCAGGATATGCGCTCGCTGCTGCGGTCGGAAGCCGACTCCGGCACGACCGTCTTCTTCTCGAGTCACATCCTCTCGGAGGTTGAGGCAGTCTGTGACCGCGTCGGGATCATGAACGAGGGCCGACTCGTCGCGCTCGACTCCATCGAGAACCTCCAGGACGAGGCTGTCGGCGACGCCACCATTCAGATCGAACTCGAGTCGATCCCCGACTCGCTCGCCCTCGAGTCGATCGACGGCGTCCGCCAGGTCTCGCTCGAGGACGACGTCGTCACCGCGACCTGCGTGGCTCCCTCGGCGAAAGTCGACGTCGTGCGCTACCTGGACGACCGGGCGACCGTGACCGACATCCTCTCGGCTGACACCTCGCTCGAGGAGCTGTTCAACCAGTACACGGGTGAGACGGCCGAGTCTCCAGACGAGATGCAGCCGGAGGAGGTGGTTGCATGA
- a CDS encoding CBS domain-containing protein, with protein sequence MSDTSVRQIMTSPVVTIRPDDPITDAAQAMQDASIGSLVIVDDDNSPQGILTRTDFVRLAADETFLTGSDVPSVRAVMETDVVTVTPDEPLETAVETMRERTFHHLPVVNEGGEIIGVVTTTDLADTSVAL encoded by the coding sequence ATGAGTGACACGTCAGTACGCCAGATCATGACCTCGCCGGTCGTGACGATCCGTCCCGACGACCCGATCACGGACGCCGCACAGGCGATGCAAGACGCCAGCATCGGCTCGCTCGTTATCGTCGACGACGACAACAGCCCGCAGGGTATCCTCACGCGAACCGACTTCGTGCGACTCGCGGCCGACGAGACGTTCCTGACCGGAAGCGACGTTCCCTCTGTCCGCGCGGTGATGGAGACGGACGTCGTCACCGTCACGCCGGACGAACCGCTCGAGACGGCAGTCGAGACGATGCGCGAGCGTACGTTCCACCACCTGCCGGTCGTCAACGAAGGCGGTGAGATCATCGGCGTCGTCACGACGACCGACCTGGCGGACACCTCCGTCGCCCTCTGA
- a CDS encoding HTH domain-containing protein, protein MPDDNPAITTIELWIRSFAPTVARPSHERAIERVKRLEVLVREESEGSTLEFDDRSTDRSPDDPARRHRSGRPY, encoded by the coding sequence GTGCCGGACGACAACCCAGCAATCACGACGATCGAGCTCTGGATCCGCTCGTTCGCGCCGACGGTCGCGAGGCCGAGCCACGAGCGCGCGATCGAACGCGTGAAACGACTCGAGGTGCTGGTCCGCGAGGAGAGCGAGGGGTCGACGCTCGAGTTCGACGATCGGTCGACGGACCGATCGCCAGACGACCCAGCGCGTCGTCACCGTTCGGGCCGCCCGTACTGA